The Sulfurimonas hydrogeniphila genome includes a window with the following:
- a CDS encoding DEAD/DEAH box helicase: MSQAILFNHFKNNAQKDALEVLVCEDAKEAYELENVAKFFGRDVVVFPDFRPGYGDDLRSYKEELHELCFALRTYYFCAKKPLVISPLKTLLFHLPKKELLGEMRLEFGSEINLKEFKEQMLYWGYTFVDMVQVAGEISHRGDIIDIFVPSSENPIRISLFDNEIEQIKSFALETQRTLGDDLESVEIRSAFYALDEASYNALHQKIQKSEFDALNKDVASLGFWHLDELAENFLAGKNVKLVRNLDNILKDAYGINNPQLPRDAFDLELLEENDAVKELVVVNAAQLLKVHPNKKVTLIAANNATIKQAGIYDTTGLSIVEAPYILNIITPDELVISLNKADKKRRRRKTSILLDDLKAGDYVVHEDYGVGIFEKIEKTEILGGVKDFIVIKYVGDDKILLPVENLDYIDRYIAGGGATPVLDRLGKGSFGKLKAKVKKRLLEIAGQIVNTAAARALIKAPKISLDKKELEQFQALSGFEYTDDQTQAVEEILSQMSSGHIMDRLLSGDVGFGKTEIALNTIYAAYKSGYQSAFIVPTTLLSAQHWRSLDERFKDLSIRYAKLDRFVTTKEKNAVIKGLASGEIDCVVGTHTLFGLEFKKLGVVIIDEEHKFGVKQKEKIKELYHNVHLLSMSATPIPRSLNQALSSIKTMSQLLTAPSERQGVRTFVKEYDEKLIKEVILRELRRGGQVFYVHNSIDHMPIKLGELQALLPDLRMLMLHSKISAVETEKELLKFEAGEYDVMIATSIIESGIHMPRVNTIIVDGADRFGIADLHQLRGRVGRGHNEGFAYFIVQNKENLTDEAKKRLLALESNSFLGSGSVLAHHDLEIRGGGNLVGDAQSGHIKNIGYSLYLRMLEDAIKELSNTAEGERAKVDVKLSISAFISDEIVQEDRLRLDIYRRLAQCESAVEIYEIEEEVIDRFGELDIPTKQFFELMVIKLLSLEKKIKTISNYGQNITFTYLNESKETIKSDSKDDDDIIKATLYYLRNSKPKVL, from the coding sequence ATGTCACAGGCAATTTTATTTAATCATTTTAAAAACAATGCACAAAAAGATGCCCTTGAAGTTTTGGTATGTGAAGATGCAAAAGAAGCATATGAACTTGAAAATGTAGCAAAGTTTTTTGGACGGGATGTTGTTGTTTTTCCCGATTTCAGACCAGGTTACGGTGATGATTTGCGTTCTTACAAAGAAGAGTTGCACGAACTCTGTTTTGCTTTAAGAACATACTATTTTTGCGCGAAAAAACCACTTGTAATATCTCCTTTAAAAACACTTCTCTTTCATTTGCCAAAAAAAGAGCTGCTCGGTGAGATGAGGCTTGAATTTGGCTCAGAGATTAATCTCAAAGAGTTTAAAGAGCAGATGCTTTACTGGGGATACACTTTTGTTGATATGGTACAGGTTGCAGGTGAAATTTCTCATCGTGGGGATATTATAGATATTTTTGTGCCTTCTTCCGAAAATCCGATAAGAATTTCCCTCTTTGACAATGAAATAGAACAAATAAAATCCTTTGCCCTTGAAACACAAAGAACCCTCGGCGATGATTTGGAAAGTGTAGAAATACGAAGTGCTTTTTATGCTCTGGATGAAGCATCCTACAATGCCTTGCATCAAAAAATACAAAAGAGTGAATTTGATGCACTCAACAAAGATGTAGCCTCTTTGGGCTTTTGGCATCTTGATGAATTGGCAGAGAATTTTTTAGCAGGCAAAAATGTCAAACTTGTCAGAAATTTAGACAATATACTCAAAGATGCCTACGGTATAAACAATCCGCAGCTTCCAAGAGATGCTTTTGATCTTGAATTGTTAGAAGAAAACGATGCCGTCAAAGAGTTGGTTGTTGTCAATGCCGCCCAGCTTTTAAAAGTACATCCAAACAAGAAAGTAACGCTCATTGCTGCAAATAATGCGACAATAAAACAGGCCGGTATTTATGATACAACAGGTTTAAGCATTGTAGAGGCTCCTTATATATTAAATATTATTACACCTGATGAGCTGGTTATATCACTGAACAAAGCCGATAAAAAACGCCGCAGAAGAAAAACCTCTATTCTTTTGGATGATTTAAAAGCAGGTGATTATGTAGTTCATGAAGATTATGGTGTCGGTATCTTTGAAAAAATTGAAAAAACCGAAATACTCGGCGGAGTCAAAGACTTTATCGTCATTAAATATGTCGGTGATGATAAAATACTGCTGCCTGTAGAAAACCTCGACTATATTGACCGTTACATCGCAGGAGGCGGTGCGACACCTGTACTGGACAGGCTGGGAAAAGGAAGCTTTGGCAAACTCAAGGCAAAGGTAAAAAAAAGGCTGCTTGAAATTGCAGGACAGATTGTTAACACGGCAGCAGCAAGAGCGCTTATAAAAGCACCAAAGATTTCTTTGGATAAAAAAGAGCTGGAGCAGTTTCAGGCACTTTCAGGCTTTGAATATACAGATGACCAGACTCAGGCTGTTGAGGAGATACTCTCACAAATGAGTTCAGGGCATATAATGGACCGACTTTTAAGCGGAGATGTCGGTTTTGGTAAAACAGAAATCGCACTCAACACTATTTATGCAGCCTACAAGTCAGGCTATCAGTCGGCATTTATTGTACCAACTACACTGCTTTCAGCACAGCACTGGCGTTCTTTGGATGAGCGGTTTAAAGATTTGAGTATCCGTTATGCAAAACTTGACAGATTTGTCACCACAAAAGAGAAAAATGCAGTTATTAAAGGGCTGGCAAGCGGTGAAATAGATTGTGTTGTCGGGACGCATACGCTTTTTGGACTGGAATTTAAGAAACTTGGCGTCGTTATTATAGATGAAGAACACAAGTTTGGCGTGAAGCAAAAAGAGAAAATCAAAGAGCTCTACCATAATGTGCATCTGCTCTCTATGAGTGCAACACCGATTCCGCGATCACTCAATCAGGCACTCAGTTCCATAAAAACAATGAGTCAGCTATTGACAGCGCCGAGTGAGCGCCAGGGTGTAAGGACTTTTGTAAAAGAGTATGATGAAAAGCTGATAAAAGAGGTTATTTTGAGAGAACTTCGTCGTGGCGGTCAGGTTTTTTATGTGCACAATTCAATTGACCATATGCCTATAAAACTGGGAGAACTGCAGGCCCTGTTACCTGACTTGAGAATGCTGATGCTGCATTCTAAAATATCGGCAGTGGAAACAGAAAAAGAGCTGCTGAAATTTGAAGCAGGCGAATATGATGTCATGATAGCCACCTCCATTATTGAGAGCGGTATTCATATGCCCCGTGTCAATACCATCATTGTAGACGGTGCAGACAGATTTGGTATAGCAGATTTGCATCAGCTTCGCGGGCGTGTAGGTCGTGGACACAATGAGGGTTTTGCCTATTTTATTGTACAAAACAAAGAAAATTTGACAGATGAAGCCAAAAAACGCCTTTTGGCATTAGAATCGAACTCCTTTTTAGGTTCGGGTTCTGTGCTGGCACATCATGATTTGGAAATTCGCGGCGGCGGGAATCTTGTAGGAGATGCACAAAGCGGACATATTAAAAATATCGGCTACTCTCTGTATCTTCGAATGCTTGAAGATGCTATAAAAGAGTTGAGCAATACAGCCGAGGGAGAGCGGGCAAAGGTAGATGTAAAACTGAGCATATCCGCTTTTATCAGTGATGAAATTGTACAAGAAGACAGGTTGCGTTTAGATATCTACAGAAGACTTGCCCAGTGTGAAAGTGCTGTGGAGATCTATGAAATAGAAGAAGAGGTAATTGACCGTTTTGGCGAATTGGACATTCCTACCAAACAGTTTTTTGAATTGATGGTTATTAAACTTTTGTCCCTGGAGAAAAAAATCAAAACGATTTCAAACTATGGACAAAATATCACATTTACCTATTTAAATGAGTCCAAGGAGACAATAAAATCAGATTCGAAAGATGATGATGACATTATTAAAGCAACACTGTACTATTTAAGAAACAGCAAACCAAAAGTGCTCTAG
- a CDS encoding bactofilin family protein: protein MAIFNNGNITDKSDKTDANTAIVTAGAKIKGEIELTCNLYIDGELEGFIKSSKEVNVGKNGHVKGDITTKRLVVQGLVEGSIHADRVEIKAAGHVNGEITSLELVIEAKGIFQGNSIVKETGK from the coding sequence ATGGCAATCTTTAATAATGGCAACATCACGGATAAAAGTGATAAAACAGATGCAAACACAGCAATTGTCACAGCCGGAGCAAAAATCAAAGGCGAAATAGAACTTACATGCAATCTTTATATAGACGGAGAGTTAGAGGGGTTTATAAAGTCGTCCAAAGAGGTGAATGTGGGTAAAAACGGACATGTAAAAGGCGATATTACAACAAAGCGTCTCGTGGTTCAAGGCCTGGTTGAGGGGAGTATACATGCAGACCGTGTCGAGATAAAAGCGGCAGGACATGTAAATGGCGAAATTACCTCGCTTGAACTTGTCATAGAGGCCAAAGGTATTTTTCAGGGAAACTCAATAGTAAAAGAAACAGGAAAGTAA